Part of the Pseudopipra pipra isolate bDixPip1 chromosome 31, bDixPip1.hap1, whole genome shotgun sequence genome, GGAATGATCCTggagcctagtttgaaggtttgcctgaaaGCTGTCTCTCCCTTTAGCTGATTGAAGATCTTTAACTTGGAATCTCCTGCTCGGAATACCGgcccttttaggtttgaacttaagGTTGAAGTGAAGTTTACAGCCAAACAGAACACTAGAAAAGGGATGTGGAAGAATGCGCCGAGCAGGAAATAAGACCAAAACTACAAGTCTGGTTCTCTACTCAACTGGGCTGGAACATCTTGTCAACAATTTGAGTCTGAACAACCTCAGTCTGTGAGGAGGCTCTTGACTCCCGCTAGGTGTTCTTATGCCAACTTGGTCTTGAATAAACTGAAGAGTCTAGTAGGtgtccttgttttcttctgttgccCCTGCCGACTTTGCTTCTGCCATTCCCCGATCCCAAGGCTgtcccctcttcttccctctgcttgccTCTGGGACAGGTGGGGACCTGTCCAGCTTGGGCAGAAAGGGCCTGGCTGCCAGAACTGTCCCGACATTTGAGGAGAACTGCTGCGTTTGGTGACAGAATTGGAGCTCTTTGGACCTAGGTGGGAGGGATGAGGAGAGTCCTATTTTTGAAGGTTTATTAAGGCTTTCTTCCCGGGCCGGGAGTTAAGacttctctctctgcccttgGTCTGAGTGCAAATCAGTGCGGCAGACAATTTCAAGGCTGAAAGAGAAGCCAGGCCTGAAGGCCGAGCCGGagctctcctctgctcccttcagctctgctcacagctgcaTCTTCAGCCCGTCCCAGAGGCCAGGCAAATGCATCCCCTTCCTCCGTGAAGGCTTGAAGCACAGTCCTGTTAAGATCCTGGCCTACAGGTGAGCTATTGCTTCTACTGGGTTGCCAGAGTCTTCCAGTGCTTTCGAGCCCTCCTCTTTGTGTTCTGGGCAGAAGACAATGGGTGAGCTTGTGGTAGCCATAAAACACAGGCAACTCCCTGATCCTGTGGGAAGCGGATGGGTTTGTAGCCCGCTGTAAGAGGGAAAGTTGGGAAGGATGCTGAAGCTGAAACCATACGCCGTTGAAATCTCAACCCAAACAATCTTTATtcccaagaggtggccaacaaaaggaaaaaaccccaagagagaggaaggaggagaaaaataagcccTCGGTACGACTCCCCCAGTTGCCCAGGTGTTGCTTCTGAAGTTATCTTCCCGACCCAGAAGGCCTAGAATTGcccagagcagaagctgcattctGGGAGAGTCGGCAGGCTCACAAGATAGCCGGCGTGCCCGccaaaggcaacgttgtcctttgATGTGAAGCTTGCGTCTGCCGAGTACGAGCCATCCGCTTTTTATCCAATTGATTGGCGATGTccacctgggcaggtgtggtcagcaccgcccagccagaggccttcagtccctcccAATGTTCTGGAAGCGGTGCCCCTTCTGCGCACGCGTGTGTCCTTTGGAATCCCCCCCGTGCTTGCGCGCTGTACTTCAGggggtcttttctaaatgagtctgggggcgtactccatcaccctcctgttcccttttttcttcaaatgcccttggaaGGTGATCAGGCAATAATAAGACACCAATTAATTGTAGTTTGTCCAAAACGCTTCCTTCAAGGACGAAGTTGCCGTttctcagtgcttgttttctcctaaGTTGGCAGGAAAAGGATAGACCCTCCCAGGCGGCTGGGCCAAAGAGagaccaaaagtatcaacaTCCAATTAAGCCCCGATACAGCcgcaaagaaaaagggaaatttcttcagCCCGCTTGCGGTCCATTGTAGCGTCCCTCCCCTGAGCAAGCTGGTGCAGAAGTTGTGGGCCTTCACTTGGTGTTGTCATTGGGACCAAGTGGGACAAGCTGTGTTTGAAAGTTTcttgctgccctgctgtgtgctgcctgtTGGCTGGTGGAGcatcagcagagcagaaacTGACTGTTGGcatctggcaaagcagcaggtgagagcagttgcgagggggggaggggggggcgagGTGTCTGCTCTTCAAGAGGGACAATGTCAGGGTTGAAAACAAGTCTGTGGGAAGGCAGACAGAGCTAAACAAGTCCCTGTAAGTCTGTAAATGCTGAACCATCATGGTGTGATGCAGGGCAGCCAATTGTGATATATGTTTATGAAAAAACACCAATGGTATTTTAACATGTATGTTATGCCCAGGGCTATGAGTCAGTGTTCTGTTCCAATAAAGGttctttcctctcctgtctTGTTGCTTGGAAGTAGACTGTCTGcgtattttcttttattgaccGCCACAACAAtaacaggacaagagaaagGAGTTGGGGAATTGTCCTGGAAGTCTGGTCTGGTGGGCTTGGAGCACTGGGTGGGCATTTCttgagagctgtggtggccccCGCCTGCTTGGGCTGGGATGTCACTTCATGCTGAGCCTCATTTGATGGCAGTGTGCCCAGAGGCAGCCCGgctccaggctgaagcaaaaagccagagcgggtgatggggagctgctccagcgcctACCGCAGCCTGCGGCCCGGTGGGAGCGTcccgggccctgccccggggcgcCCTGAGGCGGGGCAGTGCccactcccgccggccgccCTCACAAGGCCCAGGCCGCCTCCTTCCCACAAGGCCCAGCAGGGCCGCCCTCACACctgccccgccctgccctgccccgcccggccccaccCTGCCCCGTGGCCTCTGTCACACCCCACGCTGACGTGCTGAGCCTTCCACCAGCCATTGTGACACCACAGGCGCCAGTCGGGCACGGCTTTGTTGGTACCCGCAGCCGgcgcccagagctgctgtagcctctcggggagcagcagcacatcccgctCGGGGAGCATTGCGAGCCTGTATCGCCGTCTTGGTAGCTGCAGGCCACGACCACTGCGCAGGGCGACCTCGTCGCTTTCTACCCTGTGCCCGTCCTTATTGTCGTCCTTgtcccctttgtcaccctcccCCTAAACCTCCCCCTCGTCCCAATTCCTCATCCCTACTTGGCTCCCGGCAGCCCGCCGGGGGCTTCTTgcactcctgctgctgggagctccaagCAGGGCCATGCCGTGGCTTCTGAGCAAGGAGCGGCGGCAGtcgccctccagcagcagcagtgggcagccctgggctgccaccagctccagcagcgcctcccagctccgggagcaggggctgggcaggctgcaccGCGCGGCCGCCTGCGGtgacctgggctggctgaggcgGTGGCGCTGGTACATCAAGGTAGTCGGCATCGACAGGCGAGACCAGGAGATGCGGTGAGTTCTGGGCCACGCTGACGGCACAgcttggctgctcctgagccaagCTGCAGTAGTCCTGGGCAGCCCTCTCTTAGGGATAAGGCTTGAAAAATGAGATttgccctgtcagctgggagagggaactCTTGAGCTTTTCACTGCTCGGAGCTGCCGGCCGGGCTCCAGCGCTGTTGGAAAGGCGTGTTGCCCACCTGCCGCTTGGCCgtggtctctctgcagggctgttctgcagctgctcaacCCTCACCTGTTCTCTTCTGCCCTCTGGCTGATCAGCGCAgcattgcagcagcagcagcagcagcaggaggagcaggaggagcagagtcggagcagggtccccagggtgctgggtagAGACACAGCTTGGGCTCGTCCTTTGTCTGTCTGGGTTAAGAgtgtctgtttaatttttaggacaccTCTGCATCTGGCTTCGGCCAATGGCCATGCAGATGTCGTGAGATATCTgctaagaaagaacagccagcCCAACCTTGCTGACAGCTTCAAGAGAACGGCCCTGATGAAGGTGTGTGGAATGCCTTCTGAGCTTGGAGGTGGGGTTTAGTGCTGGGGTGTTAaaggggaggtgtctggcaggaTTCCTTGCAGCGCAGGGCCATAGAAACACGCCTATTGCAATGGGCACGGCACAGCCTCTGTTAGCTGATCTTTGCAGATGGTCTTCTATGGCAGCATTCAGGAGCTGAGGCAGTTGTGGGAGAGGGGGATGGATGTAAAAGTTGGAAGCCTTTCCCTTTTGGTGTGTTGTTGCCAGGcagtccagcaggagcaggaagaatgtgttgctgttctgctggaacaCGGTGCCGACCCCAATCTGGCAGACGCGGACGGCAACACTGCCCTTCACCTGGCTGTCCTCTCTAAAAATACAGCTGTAGCAGGGCTGTTACTGGAGCATCATGCCAAGAATGATGCTCAGAACCAGGTAACCTTGGCATGtggctaaagctgctctttccaagagctgcagagcttgtctgtgtctttctaatggggattctttctccttttagtggGGATTTACCCCCTTGAAACTTGCAGCCTTGCAACAGCATGAGGAGATTGTGGAGTGCCTTGTGAGCAAAGCAGCTGACAGGCACGCTCAAGGCCAGGGGGAAAGGTGAGGGCTTTGTCAAAAGAGCACCCGGGCCTTCTGGGTAGTCTGCAAGTGTGAGTGAGACGAGGGGCGTGGcaatgagctgggaaaaagaaggaggagcCCCGTGGAAGCAGTTCACTGGGTGACTGGTAAATGCAGGTCTCTGCACTTGGCTGCTCTCGTAGCTTTGGGGCTCTCACCCTTTGTCCGCTGAGGTCTGCAAGAAAGCCTTGTCTGTGGTGCCCTTCCCCCCCACAGAGCCCGAGCCATGGGGAAACTTGCCAGTAGCTCAGCAgcgtggctgctctgcaggccagggggGTTTGAGGCAAGGCAGAGTTGGTGCGTGAagtgctctgaagggaagcgctgggggaaagagaagcaacactGTCCCAGGGGACACGAGGGGCTCCGAGCGCACCGAAGGAGAAAActtgctgccatggagatgGTCAGGCGGTGGGGCCTTtgaagagcagtgcaaggagccctgaagagCACGGCCTGAGCTGGTAGTTGAGGCTGCTTCAGGGAGGCCCCTTGTAAGAGAAATTCTCCAGTGCTTGCAtggacttggctttgctttcccggagcttgtaggaaaggggggaagaggtCTTTTGGGAGCAAGCAGGGGAAAAATGATGCAGGATAAGACATGTTTCCGATGAACTTTTGGATGCTTTAGGACTGCTCTTGTGGTTCCTGGAAGCCAtgaggctcacctggaggaagaTAATCTGCGCTTCCAGGAGGAGTTGGACAGGGCTGACGCGGAGGTATGGaaagcctgtccccacagggatAAACCTGGGGGTGCTTGTTGCTTCCTCTCCAtcacaaaaagggacaaaacagTATTCTGGGAGCCACTCTGACAGAGACCTAAGGAAGCGGCAGTTCCATCAGGCTTTGATCTGCCTCTGTCCCTCCGGCCCCCTGCCCCACAACCCGCCatgctgaggcagagctgcctctccttAGGGTTTCACTCCTTACCGCTCAGGGGGGCAGGGGTTCCTCTCTTTCTGCTCCATTGGAGGTCTTCCTACTTTAAGAAGACTCCCCACGCAGCCCTGGCTCCATTCTCGACTCCAGGGCAGGTCTGTGGAGCAGTTCACCTGGCTGCCTTTGCTGAAATGGCAGTTATCAGCTCGTCAGTGATGCCACCCTTCCTGACCCCACCCCACTGAAGCAGAACTGCCTCTCCTCAGGCATCCACTGCTTcctgctcaggggctgctgggcGCCTCTCTCTGCACTACAGTGCGGGTCTTTCCCACTGAAGAAAACTCCCCGTGCTGCCCTGGTGCAATCCTGGGCTCCAGAGCACGTGTGCCAGAGCACTTGGCCTCTGCCACTTGCCAGACGCCTTCCTTTAGGAAGATGAACTATTTCAGTGGTCTTTTCCTGGAGTAGCAAGCAAGGGAATACAGGAAGTGTCCCAGGTGACCAAAAAGGACGGAGGGGCAGTGTCGGTGCTTAGAAGCGTGCTGTAGGAAAGCAGTGGAGGGATAGGAGAGGCTGCTGTAAAAGAGGACAAAGGCCTACAGTTTGTGTTCATGGGGCAGTAGAAGTGAAGCTTTGAAGGGACTTGAGTGGATTGCAGTTCTTTGGGCAGAGGggatgcacacagacatgcagcacctgagttcttcagcagcaactggctcctctctggaaaAGCTCCCCTGACAACTGTGGATTCTTCCCGTGATTTTACAGCtgcgggaggaggaagaaaagcatcttcagtctGAGCATCGCGTTTGTGACTTGAAGACTGCCTTGGATGACAAGGGAAGAGAAGCAATAACATCTTCCCAGAAACTGCAGGACCTCCCGTTGGCATCTTGCGAGACTAACATGACTGTAAAACAACTGGAAGAAGAGGCGCAAGAGTAAGAGAGTAACCCAGTGAAGCGAGGGCTCTGTGGCTTTGGGGGATTGGGTGGAAACAAGGGGAGAGTCAGTGGCATTTTGAAGgacacttctgctgtggcttctgttccttagcacagtttgtctggcattggattttctggtaataagagctgtatttcttcttaagctTTGCAAGTGAAAAGAGCAGATTGGAAGGCACTGTCCAGCAGCCAAGCGATGGCGTTGAAGCCCTTCCGAGAGCCCTGCaagcctctgcctcagtaagctggtgctaaatttgcctttttgtgaCTCTTGAGCCTAGTTGCCTCTTTGTGTGGGGAAAGTGTcagatgaagttttcctggagagcctaggggagctcagtttctgccttctcctcagtagaggctgctcagaaagcagcctggtCCTTTTGCCAGCTGCTACAAAAGCCCCGAGGGTATTtgctgtgctggacactggAGGAATTCTTAGATTCTAAATGAGGAGTTTCATCCTGAGCTCCAAGGGAGCCGGAAGTATTGCTGCCAGGAGTGTCTCCCAAATTCTTAAGCAGGTctaaagtttcttctttctgtcggggaatctttcaagtgttttctaGGCTGGTTTCCAGTAGAGGAGAGATACAGTTGCGATGGCCACCCCCTTGAGaagttttcccagaattcactgccttcAGATGCCGCTgagtttcctttcctgttttttttgtcctgtgtCCAGGGtggtgaactttcccagcagctggacatggagcctAGAAGAGGCATGCCGCTCGAGGCTCAAAAGCAGGCTTTGCAAGGAGAGCTGTCCAGTCTGCGTGGGAAGTGtgaaaacctggagaagagcaaatgtcagctgcaagaagaggtgGCAGAACTCGCTCATCATTTGGAGACTTTGGTGCTGGATGGCAGCCAAAGAGAAGAATGTAGAAGAGACGTGGAGGAACGAGCTGACCAGGAAAGAAGTCAAAAGCTACAAGACGTCAGCCTCgttttgcaagtaagtgaatttctccccagcGTCCACAGGCACTACGTAAACTTCTGTTGTGGCCatgggttttggtgtttttcttttgctcctgtattctgtgggttagcttctgtctttgctgaagacagtggcagaaggcaatctggttgggcaggagtgctgtCGTGGGTGTGTCACGTGCCGGCAGGTCCCTGAATGCaaaggctgcccaaggcagattgTCAGGTTGCAGTGCTTGGGAGGTATCTCTGtgggctgctctgcttctcactgctcATCCTTGAATGAGTTTTGCAACTTGCAGCTGTCATGGCCAGACCTAGAGGGgctgctttgtccttgtaggGGGGGAAGGTGCTCCGAAAAGGAGTCACTTAAATGACAGGggtgggggtgagggggtggacatgctgctgggagtgaggaggcagagccgcctctctgagtaaggctgggcccttgaAACTGGGTGCgtgcaattttgtgctgggcagagctctctttttcttgtggtggttgaaggtgcactgtctccttcaggcacaggccCGATTAGGACAAATCAGAGACAGTCATTGTGATTCCGTGAGAATCCAGTTGGAAGACAGAATTAGAGGCCTCGAAAGTGAATTGGACAGGGTAAAAAGAACCCAACAAGAGAGTGCTTCTCGTAAAGAAGCAACGCAGGCAGAAATGACGATGTACAAAGACCTGTATCTGGAGgaagtgaaaaccagaagatgCCTAGCCAAGAAAGTGGAAAGgtaagtccctgctttttttggAGTGGTAATAAgagactcctttttcttcctgcattttccttggaaatccaTCTTCTCCATCTGGCCAGCATAATTGCCCTCCACTGGCCAGCAGGGTCTGATGGAGTTTGCAAGACATTCTccttgatatttgaaaagtcgtGGCAGTCAGGCGAAGTCCCAGGTgatgggaaaaagggaaactcACTGTGCCCATCTTTGAAAGGGGTGGAAAGgagggccctgggaactgccaagctgagtccagaggaggccagcAAGGTGGTTAGAAAGATGGAGCAGCtctcctctgaggaaaggctgggccAACTGCAAtacttcagcctggaaaagaggaggctttggggtgacctacTGGTGGCCTTTCGGTGTGTGAAGGGAGCTTacaagaaggaggaagagagtgCATTTCAAAGAGCATGTGcggagaggacaagggggaatggcttcaaatggcaagagagtaggtttagatttgatccTAGGAAGAGATTggtccctgtgagggtggtgaggacctgcaacaggttgcccagagaagctgtggatgccccatggctggaagtgttcaaggccaggttggatggggttgtgaacaacctggtctcgtggaaggtgtccctggccacagcaggaggcttggaacgagatgatctttaaggtccctgccaagccaagccattctAGGCTTGGATGCTGTCTGTGGCGTTTCTGTGAGActgtgggggaaaggctggttgttcctgtgtttcatggttttcttaactaatttgctgtgcaggttggaaaagcttctgaggCTAGAGAGGAGGAAAGTCAGGcttaatgaagagaaagaaagccagccccagctggaggaaatgaagaagagtTATTCTGAAAAGGTCAAGGAAGTTGACAGATTACGAAGAGAGGTGAGCCTTGCTCTGGGTGGGGCTTTTTGGttgttccttcttttgaaagctgggagacgctttccctctatttcttgtcatgttgatgattttttttcccttgtctgcATTTTGGGTGTGATGGGCTTTTCTTAATGCTCCTTCTGCTGTTGCAGTGGGAGATGACTCTAAGTAATCCGGAGGTAGTTCTCCTTCTGGGGAAAGATGCAAATGTTAAGGACAAAGCAGTAAGGTGTAAGGGCTGATGGAggccaggctgtcctgcagaggaagggcGAGGCGAGagtggcagccagcctggcagggtgcgtgagctgaggggccagggagccgtgccacaggccctgagcaggaagagcagaacaggtTCCCTGAGAGTGAGCGGGGTCAGCCAAGAGTGCAGATCCCCCGGctgggcctgagggatgggcaggtcCTTGCAGGACATCATGTGCatgggctgagagcagtggggcccagctgaggcctggctgcagcttgagggaggctgtgacagcgTCCTCTGGGTGTGACAGATGAATTGCAGTGATTCCTTTGGAGTGCAGAAGCTTGGAGCATTTTTGCAGGAGGAACTCGGAAAGGATGGGAAGCTGAGGAATCCTATGACAAATGATGGGAAAGCTGttcttgctggaaaagaagagGCTGGTTGGACTTTGTTTCTagtcctgaggcagcagatgaTGAATATAGTCTCCCTGGCCGCCCCCTTTTgaggttttcccagaattcactgcctttccaTCCCGCCGagttcctgtttttttctttctgcctgcaggttgctgaactttcccagcagctggacagggAATGTCAAAAGTGCACGCAGCTGGAAGCCAAAAATCAAGATTTGCAAGACGAACTGTCTACCCTGCGTGGGAAGTGCGAGAACCTGGAGATGgacaaatgccagctgcaagaagagctggcaaaactcCGGCATCATTTGGAGACTGACTTGGTGGATCGCAGCCAACTCGAACAATGGAAAAAAGAGGTGGAAGAGCAAGCCGACCGGGAACTCAGACAAAAACTCCAGGAAGTCAATGAgtttttgcaagtaagtgaatttctccccagcaTCCACAGGCACTACGTAAACTTCTGTTGTGGCCAcgggttttggtgtttttcttttgctcctgtattctgtgggttagcttctgtctttgctgaaggcagtggcagaaggcaatctggttgggcaggagtgctgtCGTGGGTGTGTCACGTGCCGGCAGGTCCCTGAATGCaaaggctgcccaaggcagattgTCAGGTTGCAGTGCTCGGGGGGTATCTCTGTGGGCTGCTCTGGTTCTCGCTGCTCATCCTTGAATGGGTTTTGCAACTTGCAGCTGTCATGGCCAGACCTAGAGGGgctgctttgtccttgtaggGGGGGAAGGTGCTCCGAAAAGGAGTCACTTAAATGACAGGGGTGGGGGATgctcttcttgtctttgaagAATCCTTTTCGCTGTGCTCTGTCCTACAGATACAGTGTGTCTTCCTTAGTAGCTTTGAATAAGAGtgcaaagaattgtttgccTTGGTAGCTGctgggttctgccttggttgctgctgggagtgaggaggcagagccgcctctctgtgcagggctgggcccttGAAAGtgggtgtgtgcaattttgtgctgggcagagctctctttttcttgtggtggttgaaggtgcactgtctccttcaggcacaggcagcccaccaggacACATTAGAAAAAATCCGAAGCAGTCATCTGGACTCCCTGAAAAACCAGTTAGAAGAGAGAATTAGAGATCTTGACCGTGCACTGGGAAGGATAAGAAGCAAccaagcagaaagaccttttcaaAAAGAATCCACCCAGGCAGAAGTGGAAAAGTATAAAGAACTGTATGTGGtggaagcaaaaagcagaaaaagcctaGCCAAGAgactggaaaggtaagtccctgcttttttttactGGTACTAAGAGACTCCTTTTTCCTCgtgcattttccttcttaaatcCCTTTTCTACATCTGGCCAGCGTCAGGTGTGAAAGCATAACGTGGCATCTTTGTGGGGAAAGTTCCTTAAGACCTTGCCTTCATCAgacctgtcttcctttctctttagagTTCCAGCAGTAACAGCACAGTAGCGCCACTCTGGCATTGCTGGTGTCTTTTTCAAGTTGCTGTTGTTTTAGCAGGCAGTCTTTTTGCCAGTCTCTAATCTCCTCATCCTGTGGGGGAGAGAAAAGACGAATCTTGTACCCTTTCCTGTTTGAATGAGGAGAGGCCTCTCGGAGAAGAGAGTTGGATTCTGTGAATCCAAACTAAGAAGGCTCTTGTTTGGCTTCGGTTTTGGCAGCGGGTCTGAGGGTtgagctttccttgagaaggCCAGGGTAGGCCAGAGTTCTTCTGGAGGTGACACTGTCTGCTCCTTGCACTTGGTgtgatttcttagaaacaggcCCTGTGAACAAGCTCCGATCAAaggatgtgctggttttggacgGTCTTAATGCCCTTGGCTTTTAGAAGTGGGGTAATAGTGAAGGCTGTGGAGGGTAACTTTGCGAAAGCCTTCCTGCCAAAgatgactctgtgtgtgcttgtgaaTGTTTCAGAGCTAATGAGAGACTTGCAGAGGCCAACACCAAGCTCTTTTTGGAGCGCCACAGAAGCAGATCTGCAGTCCCAAGCAGCGCCGTCATCGGACACCTGGCTGCAAATCCACTTCTGGATTCAGCTGGCCTGGGACGTCTTGGCACCGGTTTGGGACCGAGCAGAAGCCTGGGTCTCAGGCATCTGTGGTAAAGTGGAAGACTTCTGGTCATCAGGTTTGTCCAAATTTTCCAGAGTGGTCCAAGGCCCAAAAATACGGAACTGGAAGCAATGAGCTGTGGAACTCCATTCTTTGACAAGAGAAACCGTGGGAAAGAGCACTGTGGCGCAGGAACCTCCCCCCTAAGTTCTCCACTAAATTGACACATAGGGTGTGTGTGACCTATTTGAAATGGCTGATGTCACCGTGAGTGCCAAATGCCACCAGACATCTGTGAGACACCTTTTTCTTCATCAGTGATCTTCGTTCTAGCAGTTTCTTCCCTGGACCTTGCTTTAATCTGTTACTCTGGATAGGAGGCATTTGCTGGTGTAGTTCCTGCTACGTCTTCCTCCATGAAACAGCAGAGCTCCCTACTCCTTGGGAAGTCTTCACGGCCTTCTAATTTTGCAGCAATGCTGCAAGCTCTGCAATACCGCTGGTCCGAGTATGCCCTGTAGTCAGCAGTCAGTGTGATAGCACATCCCTGCCAGACTGCAGAGCATGATAGCAGGAGACGTGGAAACCACGCGCCAGGAGTTGTAATCAGCGGGACAGGCGCGTAGCATGGGATTGAGGCATGGGCAAGCAGGAGGCTTGGAagcagatgatctttaaggtccctttaaGGTCcccttttggggttttcccggaattcactgcctttccaTCCCGCtgagttctttttttgttctttctgtctgcaggttgctgaactttcccgacagctggagagggaatgtCAAAAGCGCACGCAGCTGGAAGCCACAAGTCAGGGTTTGCAAGACGAGCTGTCTAGCCTGCGTGGGAAGTGggaaaacctggagaagagcaaatgccaactgcaagaagag contains:
- the LOC135404320 gene encoding ankyrin repeat domain-containing protein 26-like translates to MPWLLSKERRQSPSSSSSGQPWAATSSSSASQLREQGLGRLHRAAACGDLGWLRRWRWYIKVVGIDRRDQEMRTPLHLASANGHADVVRYLLRKNSQPNLADSFKRTALMKAVQQEQEECVAVLLEHGADPNLADADGNTALHLAVLSKNTAVAGLLLEHHAKNDAQNQWGFTPLKLAALQQHEEIVECLVSKAADRHAQGQGERTALVVPGSHEAHLEEDNLRFQEELDRADAELREEEEKHLQSEHRVCDLKTALDDKGREAITSSQKLQDLPLASCETNMTVKQLEEEAQDFASEKSRLEGTVQQPSDGVEALPRALQASASGGELSQQLDMEPRRGMPLEAQKQALQGELSSLRGKCENLEKSKCQLQEEVAELAHHLETLVLDGSQREECRRDVEERADQERSQKLQDVSLVLQAQARLGQIRDSHCDSVRIQLEDRIRGLESELDRVKRTQQESASRKEATQAEMTMYKDLYLEEVKTRRCLAKKVERLEKLLRLERRKVRLNEEKESQPQLEEMKKSYSEKVKEVDRLRREVAELSQQLDRECQKCTQLEAKNQDLQDELSTLRGKCENLEMDKCQLQEELAKLRHHLETDLVDRSQLEQWKKEVEEQADRELRQKLQEVNEFLQAQAAHQDTLEKIRSSHLDSLKNQLEERIRDLDRALGRIRSNQAERPFQKESTQAEVEKYKELYVVEAKSRKSLAKRLERANERLAEANTKLFLERHRSRSAVPSSAVIGHLAANPLLDSAGLGRLGTAMLQALQYRWSEYAL